ctatcccaaatttcgaagacatcgggcaataaatgcggcatttataggcccaaaaccccaaatggtgagatcggtctataaggcagctatatacaaatctgaaccgatcccggccaaattgaagaaggatattgaagaggctaacacaactcactgtcccaaatttgagcaaaatcggataataaatgtggcttttatggacctaagaccctaaattggccgattggtctatatgggggctacatcaagataacgtccgatatagcccatcttcgaacttaacttgcttatgaacaaaaaaagaatctgtccaaagtttcagctcaacatctctattttgaaagactgtatcgtgatttcaacagatagacggacggacatgaatgatcgtcttagatttttacgctgatcaagaatgtatatactttataggttcggaaatgggtatttcgatgtgttgcaaacggaatgacaaaatgactatatacccccatcctttggtggtgggtataaaaagtttaataTGCGCAGTTTAACACAATCGTAAGATACAATAAATTACTTACCATAGCCTAtttaacttgtttttgtatCGCAAATGCTGAAAGATAGAAAGTATTTAAATGCCTCATTAAAAAATAGCAGCATTTTTACCTAGCTGCTATTGTGAATATTCCAAATCGAAAGAATATTTATCATCGACATTCGGTGTAATATCGCCATTTTGTCTCATTATTACCGACATAAGTTGGTTTTATTTACATCGATATCGACAATATAGCAAGTGCAACATTCACCTTAATACTTAGTTGAACGATAAATTGCTATATCGCTGTCCTTAACAAATTTCTTAGCATAGCCAAAAACCAGTGGAAAACTAAAGCTGTTATTCACAGATGGCAGTATGGGGAACACACATGAGTAGAATTGTACTGTATAAACTAGTAATGGTAATGCAGTGTCACAAATGTACAAAAGTTTACCACACTCTTGTGAGGTTCGCTAACACAGTCGAGCTTCACTATAACGCAGCAGTTGGAGATCGACGAAATACTACGTTATAGGGTAACTAACCAAAATTAGGTTTTATTTGACCTAagtgcaaaaataaacaaacacatagtgggataaaatcaaaaaatagtAAAGAATCTGTCGTTTGAAAACAGGTAGAGATAACTCTCAAAATGTTTAATGAGTATAGTTgtgttgcaaaattttaaggtcttggcccctaaatcaaatcttcatttgtagtcggattttcaattttctgaaaaccaacatttttaattttgcacataaataatgtgcttaaaaacaaaaaataaaaacttcccGAATGTTTTTCACTAAAATACCCACATAGCAAAGATGGTTCCAAAATCGTCATTCCTTAGTAAATTGACTGTGGAGAaaactacaaatattgtttgatGCCAACTATTTTTCAGGAAGCCTCTATcgacaaaaattaaaagtcgaaaatctccgagatcaggagagatattgtagacctcaagcggactaTTTTGTAGGGGGTTTTGAGTACTTTTAAGCAAAAACCttaaaatcggatgacaaattgAGATATGGCAGCCagaaacatttttcgaaatgaGTATTATGATCTTCGCCCAGACAGGCAAGAAACTTGAAAATGGTAAATCattacttttattaaaattttaccattagTATTGAAAAaatgaatttcgaaatttttgcttcaaaatcatttatttaaaaaactaaTCGCGTGCCCGCCTTATGAGATGTCTCCCACTCTTTACTAAAGCATTTATAGTTAGAACCTGAACTGTACCTTGCACCACTACTGGGGGTATGATCTAGTGTACGGTTCGTTTCAGAATATCGCCCGCTTTACACTTTTAAGGATGTAGTTTTATAAAGCCATCTGAAAGCCTCAGctaaatttcctcaaaatcggtTCGATTTTAGATATTATGGTGAATCAATGTATGGTCTGAAGtccaaatttgaagaccatatttatatataactgaTCGTAAGGAGGATTTTTAGCCATGGTTATGCCCTTACTTATACATTTGTGAGGTCATGCCAAGCCTTTGGTACttgactacaaaaaaaaaaaacaagtaaaaaggcgttaagttcggccgggtcgaactttggatacccaccacctcgggtatatatgtaaaccaactttcatcaaaatccggtgaaaattgcataccttatgtccaatagcagttgtatcgaaatatgttccgatttggaccaaatattaataactacaagtcattgttcaattgtgtataacaaaatattggtctttttagtagctatatctaaaaaaaaaccgatttgaaccatatgcgacacggatgtcgaagagcctaacacaactcactgtcccaaatttcggcgaaatcggataataaatgcgccttttaaggatccaaaaccttaaatcgagagatcggtctatatggcagctatattcaaatctgtaccgatctgggccaaattaaagaacaacgttgaagagcttaacacaactcactgtcccacattacagcgacatcggacaataaatgcgccttttacggccccaaaacctaaaccgagagatcagtctatttggcagctatatccaaatctggaccgatctttgccatattgcagaagaatgtaagaatgtcaaggggcttaacttaactcactgttccaaatttcggcgacatcggacaataaatgcgccttttatgggcccaaaaccttaaatcgagagatcggtctgtatgacagcaaAATCCgaatgtgaaccgatctaggccaaattgaaagaagatgtcgaagggcctaagacaactcactgtcccaaatttcagcaaaatcggataataaatgttaaaagccacatttattatccgattttgctgaaatttggccgaaggtcctaaatcggcggatcggtctatatggcagctatatccacatcgatctggaccaaattgacgaagaatgtcgaagggcctaacacaactcacggtcccaaatttcaccaaaatcgtataataaatgtggtttttatgggaataATACCctaaatatatggcagctatatccaaatctgtgcaaaatttcagctcaatatctatattttgaaggactgtagcgtgatttgaacagacagacagacggacatggctagatcgtcttagattttacgctgatcaagaatatatacactttaaagggtcggaaatggatatttcgatgtgttgcaaaccacctcctacggtggtgggtatgaaaaaaattcaatatggCAACGCTTGagtcgaactgcactcattgatataggcAAAAACTGGAatgtttttaagaaaatgttaaactttttttcagtatgcactcatagaaaaaagtctgctgataaaGCAAACTGCTGTGCAGTAAttctgctgttatagcaaaattgaaaattttcaagcgcctagctttactctttcaaaaGTCAGCGAGGttccgacagacagactaaCAATATCAACACGATGAagaaaataaatacttttttgggtctcagatcattattGCGATGAGTTACAATTGGAGTAACAACaattgtgggggggggggggcataagaatatgttttaaaaagtttttactaTTTTGTCGGGGCGAAGCGGTTTTTGAGATCGGAAATCCGCTCCGCTCCTGTTCTCAAAACTTGCGCTCCCGCTTCGGAAAAATTAGGCATTCTCCGCTGCCCTCTAAATCTCTGACTCCTGATTTAAGATTTAGAGCGtgccgaatactggcttaggtgtatgtcaatagtggcatggggcggattattatctgctccccttttcaacctaaactggTATATTTTGCTATGGTCCAAGATATTCTACATTTGGTCAAAAGAAAACTACCGAAGGGGGTAGAAATTTTAATATGCCCAACATCGGTGTAGGCTGATTAGCATGCAAAACATCCAGCTTCAAACTCCTATTTGTTTTTGCTGCTTTTTCGATACAATTATGTATCCatacatttattattatttcatttAATAACTTATTGTGTATATACAATCATTATtagatttattttaaaattacattttttgttttatattctaAGCATTTCTTATTGTTCTGCAGAAGACCAAAACTACTCTAGATTACATTGACTTTAGTAATAAATTCTTAGAATGACAAACACTGTCTACAGATGTTTGGGTGGCgaaaatatttcgatacatTTACAAGAGAATACATATGAAAAACTATGGGCTTACATGGACATTAATTAAAACTTACGATTAATTATATGGTGCTACAAAAACTATCACAGGCattaaattgtgttttttttttcttacgaTTTTATGACATAAAAACATTTGTTGTTTAGAAACTAATTCCAGCTAAATGCTCAGTGTGGAACCAACCCAGAGAAAGGCATTGCTTTTACAGGCTCTAAACGGCAGTACAGAACAACATGGCTGACCGAGTAAATCGTCGTTTCGGTTTCTCTAGCAATAGGAACTTTCGCTTCATTGGCCAATTTTTCAGTTCAATTCTGCGGCATGTTGGCCTCCCACAGCTCCATGTGATTATCCAGCACCTCGTGGAACCAATTTTGCTTCTCGGGTTCGTCGCGGAATATGACGTTAAGGGACTTTAAATCTAACTGCAATATGGCATCATTGCCCAGCAGAGCATCCAAGGTTCTGAGAAGCGTTCCATTGCCATGCAGCTTGAGCAGAGTGACATATTTTACCACCAGATATTGATATTGCAGCTTGCGACGGGCCCACCGCTCGACGGTATTGTTGGCACTTGCCGAGCGAATTTGACCCAGGTGCTCGGCAAACCAAGGAGCAAAGAAATTATACAAGTCATGCTTGGACAAAGAGTGAATTCCTTTGGATTTGATGCGTTCCTTAATCATTTGGTAGTTTTTACGATTATAGACAAAGACCTGTTAGGAAAAGAGAAATGTTTAATTATGAGTATTAGTGAAGTGATAGCCTTCCACACATGCATACCTGATACAATGAATTTCCAGTGGTGTATGAGTTGATGTAATGAGTTCCCACATTCTCAAAGAACTTTACAGCTGTGGTAACATTTCCCGCCACTATGTCATTCATGCGCTCCCTCACATCGTTTTCCAGCGTCAGGTTTAAAGGCAGATCTGTTTTGAATTTTCCCGTCTCCCGGAAACGCACCACCCTTACCAGAACATACGAATAATCACCCTGGATGAAGGAAGTGTTGATGCCCAATTTCTTGGCCGCATTGTCGGGAAACCAGCCACCTGTAAATGCTTCCCAGGGTCGATCTAACCGTTCTATGGTAAAATCCCGAAAATAGGCTTGATACAGTTGGCGGCGATTATCACAAAACTCCATGTGAAAATCGCCATGAAAAATGTTGGGAGCATTCTGCTCGTTGCTCTCCGCAAAACTATTGACATCCTACGAGATTCGAAAAAGGTCACTTGTCTCTTGGCTTGTTTTATTATGAGTTGAAAAAAATACCTTATAAATATTTCTGGTGGGCTCCTTGAACAACCATCGCACCTCTTCGGCTGTGTCATTGGTTGGTATAACCCTCATCGATATTCCCAAGTAACCAAAGCGCACGAACACATTGAGAGCCTTGCCTACTCTCAACTGTGATTCTCTCCCACTGCCATGGCCGCATCCGCATGTTGCCACTAAAAGTAGTGTTAACTGCCAAAATAACCCATTTTTTGGGTTCATTGCTTTTTCGAACACCACCCAATAATCTCGAATGTATTACATATAGCCAGCCGATGCTGAAATCAGTCtgtaataaaataaagaaaagaaagacAATGTAATTAAGCTCATAAATGGAGTAAttaatttttgcccaattttcATCTAAATTAACACAGGGAGTATTATCAATGTCCCGATAATCATGCCAAAATCggcacaaattttaatatatctaCATGAAAGTTGATTTTTCGATGGACCTCCTTGAGTTCTCTTGAGGTGTATTTTTGACCCGATTCAACTGATATTTACAACCGTGAGTTGCCGGTTATATCCAAAGATGCCTATGTTCATACATAAAATTTAAAGTGAGTTGCCGGTTATATCCAAAGATGCCTATGTTcatacataaaattttaagtaacgAAGTATTTAATTATGgaacaacatttttcaaaattccataTTTACTCTGTTTTAATATGTAGAAAAACGAAGATATACAGACCATTTTTGCACTAGTTTtagaaataagaaaaatatatcATTCGCCCACTAAACATTTGTTCCAAtcgatgtagaccgatcttctgatttcacTTTTTTGATTGCTTGGGGGGAAAACTTTTTGCAATGAAAACCactaaggaagggcaaaagtcgggcggtgccgaccgtataacaccctacaccttccctataagtacaatgtgagagctatatacaattctaaaccaattatgatggacctcggcggatgttttccgatgggttattaaacaatccgtatcaaatttcgagcaaactacggttaacaaatgacaatattattgcaaattacccaaaatctgacaaacatataaagggtgatttttttgaggttaggattttcatgcattagtatttgacagatcacgtgggatttcagacatggtgtcaaagagaaagatgctcagtatgctttgacatttcatcatgaatagacttactaacgagcaacgcttgcaaatcattgaattttattaccaaaatcagtgttcggttcgaaatgtgttcattcaccgtaacgttgtgtccaacagcatctttgaaaaaatacggtccaatgattccaccagcgtacaaaccacaccaaacagtgcatttttcgggatgcatgggcagttcttgaacggcttctggttgctcttcactccaaatgcggcaattttgcttatttacgtagccattcaaccagaaatgagcctcatcgctgaacaaaatttgtcgataaaaaagcggattttctgccaacttttctagggcccattcactgaaaatgatttgcaagcgttgctcgttagtaagtctattcatgatgaaatgtcaaagcatactgagcatctttctctttgacgccatgtctgaaatcccacgtgatctgtcaaatactaatgcatgaaaatcctaacctcaaaaaaatcaccctttatatgggagccatatctaattcctagccaatttcgagcaaacttctcagataatgccttagtcgtcaaggaaagggttgtacaaagttttggcaagattggtcaaaaaattcgcttgcagtggctcttggagtgaaaatctagcgatatacatatatgacagctatattttaaactgggccgatttctatgaaatttaccagtaatgtcgagagtcaagagaaaatccttcctgccaaatttcaataaaagcgGTTAAAAAaggagcactttattgcaatatttcccaaaatcggaccaacaaatatatgggagctatacttaaatctgaactgatttcgatcaaactttacaGAAACTATGACAGTCGTCGAGCAAAgcgtttagcaaaattttttgaaagatgggttaataaatgcgcttgcagtgactctagaagttaaaatcgtccgatatatatatatatatatatatatatatatatatatatatatatatatatatatatatatatatatatatatatatatatatatatatatatatatatatatatatatatatatatatatatatatatatatatatatatatatatatatatatatatatatatatatatatatatatatatatatatatatatatatatatatgagagctatatctaaatctgaaccgatttcgagtaaaaTTTATAGACAAAtatccgaaccgggcccgcttcgctgcgccctctttaactctctaatatctttttggggtgggacacttcgtcctgaatgcggataacgaattcgtgccattgcagcttatgacgctgaacgcgttcgaatcttggtaagaacatcgaacaaagcagtggttggcgacatttgcgaggtacaatgccatgcatggtcatttaaaacattttccccaaagaaatgtcgcactgcgggacgccgttcggattcggctataaaaagttctattatcattgagtttaaactcggaaacagaaagcactcattgatgtgtgagaagttttcccctgctcggttcctggtgtttttaaaaatttgggtattgagaagtgcttttcgaatatggatatcaaattcgtgctgctcttccaaatccctttaatttgagacccatattacccaggccagtaaatatgaaccgcttggagttgggtccaagtacctccaggtacttggacccaacttttattataaaattcgtactctactcgtgaatacatttcatttgaatcccatattgtctcgatcagtccacttttatttttgggagtacttttagggtaaaggggacggttttttaattttattttaatttgtattatttaaGCAAATACAATGTAAACTACCACTGACAACTTAGGATTTCTTATAAATGTcaacaataatatatatatattgcaaaagcttataaacaaaaaaatacgtatatatttgtatatatagaTTTGTCTACCTACGCTAATAGGGGTATGATGAGAAGTTCCGCAATATTCCCTTTCAGACGTCAGTATCCAGGTcgggtctcaaataaaaaccATTTTGGCCAGagtaaatttaatgaaaattttttatttgatctaattttgttttattttattattatttattttattccattttatttgctttatcatatatttttttattctattttagttTACTTTCATGTGTGCTTAATTCTATTTGattagttttattttaatttgtattatATAAGCAAATACAATATAAACCACCACTGACAACTTATGCTTTCATATAAATGTCAACAGTGATATTTAATGCAATAgcgtataaagaaaaaaaaaaaacaagtaaaagggcatttagttcggccgggccgaacttaggatacccaccacctcgggtatatatgtaaaccccatatcgtcacaatccggtgaaaattggataacttaagcacccaaattcggcacggatattgagtggtctaatatatatttcactattcaattttgtagaacaaaatattggtctttttggcagatatattcaaatataaaccgatctgaaccatattaaagtaGGATATCGTAAGGCGCAGAAAAactcagctatatcaaaatatagtccgatcagaaccatatttaggtcggatgttgggaggcttaaaataacccactgttgaaaatttcagcgaaatcggttaaaaaataaagcttttatggccttcagaccctttatcggcagatcggattatatgacagctatatctaaatgtagtccgatctttaccatatttgcgTCGGATaatgggaggcttaaaaaaacctactgttttaaatttcagcgaaatcgtttaaaaataaagcttttcagACCGCTTCCGAccgcttatcggcagatcggtctatatggcagctatatctaaatatagtccgatctgaaccatatttaggtcggattttgggaggtcttaacctacttactgtttcaaatttcagcgaaatcgggtaataaataaagcttttatgggctatagaccctttatctggagatcggtctatatgacagctatatctaaatatagtccgatttgaaccatatttaggtcgggtatcaggaggctaaaaataactcactgtttaaaattttagcgaaatcggttaaaaaataaaacttttatggccttcagaccctttatcgggagatcggtcttaatgacagctatatctaaatttagtccgaaatgaaccatatttacgtcacgtatcgggaggcttaaaaaaaacctactgtttcaaatttcagcgaaatcggataaaaaaacaaagctttcatggccttcagaccctttgtcgggagatcggtctatatggtagctatatctaaatatagtccgttctgaaccatatttgaatcaatTGTCGttttaaccatatttaaatactcactgttttaaatttcagcaaagtcggatgaaaaataaagtttttatgggcattagaccctttaacggaaaatcggtctatatagcagctatatccaaatatggtccccttcaagaacttaaccagcgagcatcaaaaaaacgtatctgtctcaaatttcagctcaatatctcaattttttaaggctctagagtgattacaacagacacacgaacatcgttaaatcgtcttagaattttacgtcggaaattgatatttagatgtgttgcaaacggaatgactaaatgaatattccccctatcctatggtgatgggtataaaaatcttgcaaatgaaaaaaacaaataaaaataaaaacaaacaagtgaaaaggcgttacgttcggcctggccgaactttggatacccaccacctcgggtatatatgaaaaccacctttcatagaaatccgatgaaaaatgcataaatggcagctatatccaaatctggacgatcagggccaaattgaagaacgatgtcaaagggcctaaggcaactcactcttccaaattttagcaaaatcggataataaatgtggcttttatgggcctaagaccctaaatcggcggatcggtctatatggggcctatatcaagacatatatatagcccatcttcgaacttaacctgcttatggacaaaaaaagaatctgtgcaaatttcagcccaatatctctatttttaaagactgtagcatgatttcaacagacagacggacggacatgtctagatcgtcttagatttttacgctgatctggaatatttatactttatagggtcgaaaatggatatatcgatgtgttgcaaacggaatgacaaaatgaatatacctcctatctTACGGCGGTGAGTATAAAAAACGTTATATtgatgtgattttttttctgtcatcTGTCTACGCTTTCTAATGACACCTTATGACATTCGCATTCGAGATGAAGCCGCAAAACATAaaagaattaaataaaaatcattcaCAATTCATACACATGGAAATGCCAAAACACAATTTAAACTCTTGAATGATGGCTTTTAATACATaaaataatcaaatattctatttaaaaatgaaatcatatatgatatatataaaaaaaaaaataccagcgCGTAAATGTTTGTTATGAGCTAAATCTGCAATCCAGAAATAAATTTGATACTGAACATGTTCGGAATAATTGAATGTGTCGAGTTTcaattgtttttggttttgtggATCATTAGGGATAACCTGCCAAGCCGATAGCCCCAGAAATATGAGCTTAAAATCAtataattaaaacattttgatttaaagatgtatgtgtgtatggtaTGGTATTAACAGCACACATATACATTTACAACTATACGCACGTAGTTCAACTCACACACtagaaaatatagaaaaaaaacagCTTCTCAGTGGTGGCAGCGTTGAATAATTAATTCAAATGACAATGGAGGGCGGACGAGTTTATTGAACTCCAGTGAAAAACCATTGAATGAATGAATCAGGATTAAAGGCGGCCAAAACCTAATTATattttacaattaaaaataatcaTGTAAAGCTCAGAGATGACggcatttgtaaaaaaaaacctacAGCAATTACGGTtgtattttgaataattttttctcGTTTTCTATAAATATTGCTGGAATTAAATGTACATTAAATTCTCTTTCCGGAAATGATTAGAAATCACCTTAATATCACTTTCATTGATTGTAAATGTTCAAATGTGTGCAGCACCTTTAGGCGTTTCTCAGTCTAATTGGCATAATTGATAACAATCGTACACAATtattaaatggaaaaaaattataaagacaCCCAAGCAATtatatcaagaaaaataatataTCCTTGAAACACAAAACTGCCATTTATTTAAGGAATGAGTCTATCCTGTAATGGGTAAATCAAAAAATCTATAATTATTTAGGTAATCTATTAcataacaagcaaaaaggcgtttagttcgtccgggccgaaatttggatacccaccacctcgggtatatatgtaaaccacctttcgtcaaagtccggtaaaaaattcataccttatgccccatagcagctatatcgaaatatgttccgatttggaccaaatactaataagtacaagtcattgttcaattgtgtaaaacaaaattttgatctttttagtagctatatctataaataaaccgatctgaaccttatacaacacggatgtcgaaaagcctatcatacgtcatagtgttaaatttcagtgaaatcggattataaatgcgccttttattgggtcgagatatcggtctatatggcagctatatccaaatctcgaccgatttggaccaagttgcagataaatgtcgaacagccttacacaactcactgtcccaaatttcggagaaatcggacaataaatgctccttttatagccccaaaaccttaaatcgggagatcggtttatatggcagctataaccaaatcttgaccaatctgggccagATTGATGAAAtgactcaactcactgtctcaaatttcagcaaaattggataataaatgtggctttcatgggcctagaccctaaatcggcggatcggtttatatggcagctatatccaaatctgaactgatctaagCCAATTgatgaagggtgtcgaagggcctaacacaactcactgtctcaaatttcagcaaaattggataataaatgtggcttttatgggcctaagaccctaaatcggcggatcggtctatatgggggctatattaagatatagtccgatttaacccatcttcaaacttaacctgcttatggacaaaaaaaaaagaatctgtggaaagtttcaacacaatatctcaattttaaagactgtagcgtgattttaacgggcagacggacgatcgtcttagatttttacgctgatttataggatcggaaatggaaatttcgatgtgttgcaaacggaatgactaaatgaaaatTAATCATCTTTTAATTAAGTTTGCGTATCTTTGGCTTGAATCTATAAAATTGGGACTTGTTTGACTTCTTCCGCATCTAGATTCCACAATTGTTTCTCGATGGAATGTGGTATGGCTTCGTAATCGAATATTTGGCATCTTAACCCCCAAAAAACCTCAATTATTAGCCAATCAAGCTGCAATTTTGTGCGTGAATCCCCCTATAACGCGTTTTTACTTCAGGAACCTCTAAAAGCTGTATCATTAGCCGATTTACTTTCTTAATAATCATCATGTAATAATCGTCATAGTCGAGCTAATAACATTGAGGTGAAATTTGTGGATAATGGTCTCAGATGAGCGAAATTCGAAGCGATGCCATGGTGAATTTAACT
This Stomoxys calcitrans chromosome 2, idStoCalc2.1, whole genome shotgun sequence DNA region includes the following protein-coding sequences:
- the LOC106080437 gene encoding torso-like protein produces the protein MNPKNGLFWQLTLLLVATCGCGHGSGRESQLRVGKALNVFVRFGYLGISMRVIPTNDTAEEVRWLFKEPTRNIYKDVNSFAESNEQNAPNIFHGDFHMEFCDNRRQLYQAYFRDFTIERLDRPWEAFTGGWFPDNAAKKLGINTSFIQGDYSYVLVRVVRFRETGKFKTDLPLNLTLENDVRERMNDIVAGNVTTAVKFFENVGTHYINSYTTGNSLYQVFVYNRKNYQMIKERIKSKGIHSLSKHDLYNFFAPWFAEHLGQIRSASANNTVERWARRKLQYQYLVVKYVTLLKLHGNGTLLRTLDALLGNDAILQLDLKSLNVIFRDEPEKQNWFHEVLDNHMELWEANMPQN